Proteins encoded by one window of Phytohabitans houttuyneae:
- the sigB gene encoding RNA polymerase sigma factor SigB translates to MNDNELTLDADLDATDERGVSADLVRAYLNGIGRTKLLTAVQEVELAKRIEAGLFAEEKLADAALPPAVREDLATIAVEGRAAKDHLLEANLRLVVSIAKRYTGRGMAFLDLIQEGNLGLIRAVEKFDYTKGYKFSTYATWWIRQAITRAMADQARTIRIPVHMVEQVNRMVRARRDLSTTLGREPTIAEIAKAMVVPEFQVIELISYDREPVSLDQAVGEDGESALGDFVAGVDPREEPADSVAQGELRSEVEIVLATLSQREQAVIRLRFGLDDGRQRTLDEVGREFGLSRERIRQIEKVTLLKLRHPSRAKRLEAYAS, encoded by the coding sequence ATGAACGACAACGAGCTCACCCTCGATGCCGACCTCGACGCCACCGACGAGCGGGGAGTGTCGGCCGATCTGGTCCGGGCGTATCTGAACGGTATCGGACGGACCAAACTGCTCACCGCCGTTCAGGAAGTCGAGCTTGCCAAGCGCATCGAGGCCGGGCTCTTCGCCGAGGAGAAGCTCGCGGACGCGGCGCTTCCCCCGGCCGTACGGGAGGACCTCGCGACCATCGCGGTCGAGGGTCGCGCGGCAAAGGACCACCTGCTGGAGGCCAACCTGCGGCTCGTGGTCAGCATCGCCAAGCGGTACACCGGTCGTGGCATGGCCTTCCTCGACCTCATCCAGGAAGGCAACCTCGGCCTCATCCGCGCCGTCGAAAAATTCGACTACACCAAGGGCTACAAGTTCTCCACATACGCCACCTGGTGGATCCGCCAAGCCATCACCCGCGCCATGGCCGACCAAGCCCGCACCATCCGCATCCCAGTGCACATGGTCGAGCAGGTCAACCGCATGGTGCGCGCCCGCCGCGACCTGAGCACCACGCTCGGCCGCGAGCCCACGATCGCCGAGATCGCCAAGGCGATGGTCGTGCCGGAGTTCCAGGTGATCGAGCTGATCTCGTACGACCGGGAGCCGGTCAGCCTCGACCAGGCGGTCGGCGAAGACGGCGAGAGCGCGCTCGGCGACTTCGTGGCGGGCGTCGACCCGCGCGAGGAGCCGGCCGACAGCGTCGCGCAGGGCGAGCTGCGCAGCGAGGTCGAGATCGTGCTCGCCACGCTCTCGCAGCGGGAGCAGGCGGTCATCCGCCTCCGCTTCGGCCTCGACGACGGCCGCCAGCGCACGCTCGACGAGGTGGGCCGCGAGTTCGGCCTTTCCCGCGAGCGGATCCGCCAGATCGAAAAGGTCACCCTGCTGAAGCTGCGCCACCCGTCGCGGGCCAAGCGCCTGGAGGCCTACGCCTCCTGA
- a CDS encoding class I SAM-dependent methyltransferase translates to MATYTHGHHESVLRSHRWRTVENSAAYLLDHLAPGLTVLDVGCGPGTITADLAVRVAPGQVTAVDSSDAALDEARQEAAQRGVTNVGFAVADVHALDFPDDSFDVVHAHQVLQHVGDPVAALREMRRVCRPGGIVAARDSDYAAMTWYPEVPELDAWLDLYRDVARRNGGEPDAGRRLHAWARQAGFAEVTASASVWCFASEEDRAWWSGMWADRITHSAIAGQALAAGYPQVELDRISEGWRKWGAVEDGWFAILHGEVLCRA, encoded by the coding sequence ATGGCGACGTACACGCACGGGCATCACGAGTCGGTCCTGCGCTCGCACCGCTGGCGTACCGTGGAAAACTCCGCTGCGTACCTCCTGGACCACCTGGCACCCGGCCTCACCGTGCTCGACGTGGGCTGCGGTCCCGGCACGATCACCGCCGACCTCGCCGTGCGCGTGGCGCCGGGTCAGGTCACCGCGGTCGACAGCTCCGACGCGGCGCTGGACGAGGCGCGCCAGGAGGCCGCCCAGCGGGGTGTCACAAACGTCGGGTTCGCCGTCGCCGACGTGCACGCGCTCGACTTTCCCGACGACTCGTTCGACGTCGTGCACGCCCACCAGGTGCTCCAGCACGTCGGCGACCCGGTGGCCGCGCTGCGCGAGATGCGGCGGGTGTGCCGGCCCGGCGGGATCGTGGCCGCACGGGACTCCGACTATGCGGCGATGACGTGGTACCCGGAGGTGCCCGAGCTTGACGCGTGGCTCGACCTCTACCGCGACGTGGCCCGGCGCAACGGCGGCGAGCCGGACGCCGGCCGGCGGCTGCACGCGTGGGCGCGGCAGGCGGGCTTTGCCGAGGTGACCGCGTCGGCGTCGGTGTGGTGCTTCGCCTCGGAGGAGGACCGCGCCTGGTGGAGCGGCATGTGGGCGGACCGGATCACGCACTCGGCCATCGCCGGGCAGGCGCTCGCCGCGGGGTACCCCCAAGTGGAGCTGGACCGCATCTCCGAAGGGTGGCGGAAATGGGGCGCCGTGGAGGACGGCTGGTTTGCCATCCTCCACGGCGAGGTGCTCTGTCGGGCCTGA